The Streptomyces sp. NBC_01142 genomic interval CCGCTGGAGGACCGGGTTCTGCTCGTCGCGGCCTACTGGCGCACGAACCTGACAATGCGCCAACTCGCTCCGCTCTTCGGTGTATCGAAGTCCGCGGCGGACCGCATCATCGACCACCTCGGCCCGTCGCTGGCGCTCCAGCCCCGCAAACGGTTCCGCAAGGACACCGTGCTCATCGTGGACGGCACCCTGGTGCCCACCCGCGACCACAGCATCGCCGAGCAGTCCAAGAACTACCGGTACTCCACGAACCACCAGGTCGTCATCGACGCCGATACCCGCCTGGTCGTCGTGGTCGGCCGGCCCTTGCCCGGCAACCGCAACGACTGCAGGGCGTGGGAGGAGTCCGGCGCGAAGGCCGCCGTCGGCAAGGCCATGACGATCGCCGACGGCGGCTATCCGGGCACCGGACTCGTCATGCCACACCGTCGGCGCAAAGGTGAAGAACTGCCTGACTGGAAGCAGGCCCACAACAAGTCCCACAAACAGGTTCGCGCCCGCGTGGAGCACGTTTTTGCCCGCATGAAGACCTGGAAGATCCTCCGCGACTGCCGCCTCAAGGGCGATGGCGTCCACCACGCCATGCTCGGAATCGCCCGCCTCCACAACCTCAACCTCGCCGGATAGGCGGGCGGCCGGACCGGCCACCAGCCACGCCCGCACCCCACCCAAGATCATTTACGGGACAAGCCTTAGGCATGGATGGTCCGCCGGACCCAGAGGTCGGTCTATACCGCTTTCCGGCTCCTCCGTGAACAGGGGCGGTCGCCGGCAGACCGAAAACGGCTCCGGAGGGCCCTGCACTGTTCAGCATTCCCGCAGGTCACGGGTCCCCCATGGCCTTTCGAGTGATTCCCCGTCCACGGATGGTCCACGGCACGCCAGACGGTTGAGGGCGACTGCTGTCCCAGGTTGCCTTGTGGCGGCAGGCCCCGCAGCCAGGACCACCAGTACTGCAATAGCCCACGCCTTGGGGGCGGCGTTTGACAGTTCCGCCAACTCGAAGAACGGATGGCCACCTGGGTCACCGGCATGGACAACCCCGACCGCACGGACGCCGCCGTCCGTCCACGCACTCACCGAACTCGCCGACCCCGACCAGCTCGCCACCGGCCGCAGTCCCTCGCCGACAACCGTCTCGAAGGACGCCGATGAGCCTCAGAAGCGTCCCGGTGAAGCCCAACCGCCGTACTTGGGCGCGGAGTCACGTTCAACGCAAGCAGGCAGGTCACTCGGGTCAGCAGAACGGAGATCTTCGAGAGGACGCGATGATTCCTGTATACCCAGCACGATCTTTACGCCAGGATGAGATCACGACTCGATCCTCAAGGACGCTGCATGGCAACAAAATTGACGCCCCGTCATCAAGGGCGACTTGAACTGACCTGGACCGACAAGGACAAGACTCTCCTGTCCACGGGCGACGGCAGGTATGACTACTCATTCGTCGACTCGTCCGACTACCGCGTCTCCGAGGTCCGGTTACTCCACGAGGTCAGTCGGTTCGCGGCCGCCACGCCCCAGGAGCGGCCGGCGGAGTTGCCGGAGCCGACCGAAGATAATCTCCTCGTCACCGGCGACGCTATGCATGTCCTCGACGCCCTGGCGAAGATCCCGGCCTACGCCAACCGGTATCTCGGCAAGGTGAAGCTGGTCTACATCGATCCGCCGTTCAACACCGGTCAGGCGTTCTCGCAGTACGAGGACAGCATCGCGCACTCGATCTGGCTCACCCTTCTCAGAGACCGCATCCGCCAGATCAGGCCGCTGCTGGCCGAGGACGGCTCCGTGTGGGTCCACCTGGACCATACGGAGTCCCACCGGTGCCGCGTGGTGTTGGATGAGGAGCTGGGAGAGCACAATTTCGTCGCCGAAGTCGCCTGGCAGAAGGCTGACTCGCCCCGAAACGATACCAAGGGGCTCTCGACGTCGCAGGACACCATCCTCGTGTACCGCAAGAGCGAGTCCTGGATCCCGAACCGCATGCCGAGGCTTGCCATCTCGAACACGTCCCGCTTTAAGTCCCGGGACGGAGACCCCATCCCTTGGAGCGACGGTGACGCAACGGCTGGCAAGGCCGCGACGAACCAGCCGATGGTCTACGCGATCGAGCACCCGGTCACCGGGAAGCGGATGTATCCGCCGCCGGGCCGCTGCTGGGGCAAGGCACAGTCATGGATGTTCGAGCAAATGTCCGCGTACGCTCCGTATGAGCTTCGCGACATCGGCGACGAGGCGGAGCGGGCCCGGATATGCGGAACCACACCGGACAAGGTGAAGCCCGGGGTCCCCGCGATCGCGCTGTCCGTGCCGCTCGACGAGGCCGCGGCGAAGGCCCGGGCGCGGTTCGACGCCGGTCACTGGCCGGACCTCGTCATGCTCGGCCTTCGGGAGCGGCTCCGGCGCAAGAAGCACCTCGAGGACAACGGCCGGGTACCGGAAACGTTATGGCTTGGCAGCGAGGTCGGCGGCAATCTGCGCGGGAAGAACGAGATCAGGAACCTCTTCCCGGACGAGCACCCGTTCGCCACCCCTAAGCCGGAGCAGCTGATTGCCCGCATTGTTCATATCGGGTCGCTCCCAGGCGACATCGTTCTGGACTGCTTCGGTGGATCCGGCACGACAGCGGCGGTCGCCCACAAGATGGGACGCCGATGGGCGACCTGCGAGCTGCTCTCCTCCAATGTGAGCCGATTCCTGCTTCCTCGCCTGACGAAGGTAGTCAACGGAGAGGATCCCGGAGGCGTCACCAGCATCACCGAGCGAATAGCCGCGGTCGCCGGTGACGACGAAGATGACATGGAGCTACCCGAGGGGGTCTCTCCAGGGGACGCGCAGGAGTTCAACCGGGTGCTCAGCAAAGTGACCAAGGCAAGCCTGGTCGACCTCGACGAGAAGACTGTCAAGGCATTGAAGGCCGCTACCAAGACCAAGAACGTCACGACCCTGAACTGGCATGGGGGTGGCGGCTTCACGCACCTGCGCGTCGGGGAGTCCATGTTCGAGGAGGTCGCCGGCATCGTCGTGCTCGCCGACTGGGCAACCCAGGGGGCGCTCGCCGAGGCGATGTGCGCTCAACTGTCCGTGTCCTACGAACCCGACGACATCTTCGCCGGTCGCCAGGGCCGCACCCGCTATCTCGTGATCGACGGGATGGTCGGGAAAGGGACCATCGCGTCCGTCCTCGACCGGCTGCCCGAGGGCGAGGTCGTCGAGATCTGGGCCACCCAGATCGACAGCGATGCAACCGAGACACTGAGGGTTGACCGACCCGGCTCCAAGCTCGAACTGATCCCGGACAAAGTCCTGGACAACTACCGCCGCACGTCCGCCTCGAAGGCTCCGTTCGGGGCTGGCCGAACCGTACCGTCACCCCGCACCGCCACGGAGACGAGCGACTCCGCCGCCGCAGGGGTCGAGAGGGAGAGTGCCTGATGGGGGAGCTGAGATTCCAGGCCGATCTCCTCGACGAGGTAGCGCACCGTCTTGACCTGCGTGAGCCCAACCGCAAGGCCATCGAGTCGGTGGTCCTCCGCGCCTCCGATCACTACGACGTCCAGGAGATCACCGGCCCCTTCGAATGCATCGTCGACTCGGCGACCGGTGTCGGGAAGACCTATGTGATGGCCGGGATCATGGAGTACCTGGCAGGCGCCGAGAGTCCGGCACGGAACTTCCTGCTGCTGGCACCCGGCCGCACCATCCGCGACAAGTCGGTCCAGAACTTCACGCCCGGCAACCCCAAGTCACTGCGGCCCGTGATGCGCTCGGACCCGTACATCGTCACCGCCGACAATTTCAACGCGCCGGCCACCAGGGTCGCCATGGACGACGCGAGTGTCACCAAGCTGTACATCTTCACCGTTCAGGCACTGACCACGTCCACGGGCGAGGGCCGCGCCACCCATGTCCACTCCGAGAACCTAGGCGCCTCGTTCTTCGAACGTCTCGCCCGTCTCGACGACCTGGTGATCCTTGCCGATGAGCACCACTGCTACCGCGGGCCGGCGTTCTCCCGGACCCTCACCGACCTCAAGCCGGAACTCGTGGTCGGCCTGACCGCCACACCGGTCAGGGCCGACGAGGACCTGGTCGCATTCAGGTATCCGCTCGCTGCAGCGATCGCGGACGAACTGGTCAAGACCCCGGTGATGGTCGCGCGCCGTGACGACCGCACCGACACGGAGACCAAGCTCCTCGATGGCGTCAACCTTCTGCGGTACAAGGGCGCAGCAGCCGATGCGTACTGCACCGAGCGTGAACTGCCGCGCGTCAACCCAGTCATGCTGGTCATCGCCGGGTCTATCGAAGAAGCGAGCGAGTACCAGGACGTCCTTGACTCCAGCTCCTTCGATGCCGGCGCCTGGGTCGGTACGACCTTGCTCGTGCACTCGAAGCTGAAAGGCGACGAAAAGGAGAGAGCCCTCGCTGACCTGCAGGCGGTGGAGGAACCCGACTCGCCTGTGCGGATCATCATCAGCATAGGGATGCTCAAGGAGGGCTGGGATGTGAAGAACGTTTACGTCATCGCATCCATGCGCGCCTCCGTCTCCACAGTGCTCACCGAGCAGACCCTTGGCCGCGGCATGCGGCTCCCGTTCGGGCGCTATACACAGGTGGAGTTCCTCGACACCCTCGAGGTCCTGGCCCACGAGAAGTACGGCGACCTGCTGAAGAAGCGCAGCGTCCTCAACGAGGCGTTCATCGACTACGGCACCTACGCGCACCTACGGCGAGCGGCCGACGGCAGCTTGGAGGTCCGCCAGGCGGCCATCCCCGCGCCGGGCCCGGTCATCCCGGCTAAACGGCCTTCCGCAACGGCCCAGACCGGAGATCCTGCGACAGGCGAAGAGTTCTTGCTGGCGCCGGAGCCGGGCGATCTCAAGACAGCCCCGGCATCGACAGCCGCAGCTCCCATCGTCGGGATCGTGGACCAGGAGAGCCGGACACGCCAGGCGAGGAAGGACGCGCAGTCCGGCACGATCATCGAGTATCCGCCGTTGCCGGACCGGGAGCCGATCGTGATCCCGCGACTCGTGTCCGTACCTCAGCCGACAACGGTCAGCCTGAACGACATCGATCCGGAGGACTACGGGCCGTTCCAGCGCCTCGGACGGGCTCTGGCCACCGAGCACTCCGAGGAGCTGCGCCGCACCAAGCTGTCTGCGAGCCACAACTGGCAAAAGGCCCAGGTCCGCGCGGAGACTGCCCGAGACTCGATAAGGGCCGCTCTGCCTCTGGACATCCCGCTCCCGGAGACCCGCAAGGCGCTCATCCGCCGCGTCATGTCGGCCAAGGACGTGCCGAACCGCAAGAACGAACTCGGGGCAGCGGAGAGGATCGTCGACTGCGTCATCAAGGCCATGGGCGACGAGGCCCAGGAGTGCCTGTCGGCCTTCGTCGAGGTGTGCGGCCAGCGACTCGCTAGGCAGATCAGCAAGACACTCCGAGACTTCAACCCCACCCAGATCACGTACACCGACGACGTCGAATGGCTAGCGATCGACAAGATCCGTAAAGCGCAGCGGAAACAGGAAGCCGGACACGCAGACGGGACGTTCGACAAGACCCTGGCGTTCAACGGATGGCAGAAGAACCTGTACAGCCACGCCTGGTTCGACAGCTCTCCGGAGTTCCAGGCGGCCAGTCTGATCGACAGCAGCAGCGCCGTCGTGGTCTGGGCACGCCTGCACATCAACGACGTGCCGATCCAGTGGACCACGGACGGCCGGAACTACAACCCGGACTTCGTCGTCATTGAGGAGATCGACGGGAACCGCTTCGCCTGGCTCGTGGAGACGAAGAGCGACAAGGACATGACCACTGCGGAGGTCCAGGCCAAACGGCGCGCAGCGAAGAAGTGGGCGAACACTGCCAACTCCTCCCCGCAGGTCCAAGGGGTCACGTGGAAGTACCTCCTCGCCGGTGAGCAGGACGTCGACGACGCGGCTGGGCTGTGGGGGCGACTGAAGGAGTTCTGCGGCTAACCTCAGTCCGCCACCCACCCCAGCTCTCATCCCGTCCGCCGTCGACCTGCACACCGTGGAGCGGGCGTGGTTCATGGCGTCCAGGTGGACCGCGCCACTGTACGGACGACCTGGACGCCACGGGCCACGTCTGCTCGGCTCTGCCTGGGTCGATGGCGGACGGGATGGATGCCCACTACCACCTCATCCGCGCCGGCCTCGTCGGCGATCCCGACATGGGAACTCCGCACACGATCCGGGACCACCCCCCCCGGGTCTTCGCCACCCTGACCGTCTCTTCGTTCGGCCCGGTCCACAACCGGCATGGCAACCGGCCCTGCCGTTGTCGCACCCGCTACGCCGTGGACGCACCCGGGTTGGGTACCCAAGCTCGACCCGGACCCTATGACTGCGCGGGCGCCGTGCTGTGGAATAACTACGCTTCCGACCTGTGGCGCTACTTCACGATCTACCTGCGCCGCGAGATCGCCAAGCGTGCGTGAGCATCGCTGTACCCCCACCGGCCTCAGCCACGATATCGGTGCCGTCGACCAAGGCAGGCCGCGACGGCCGGCGCGTGGTCGCGACTCGAAGCGGCTGCCCGTTCTCAAGGCCCGCAGCTTGGGAAGCTGCGATCATCTACAGTCGGTCTGGGCGTGGACCTGGGCGAACAGCTGAGGGGCGGTGTCGTCACACTCGGTGGCTTTCACCGTGGTCCCCCGCCGTTCCCCGCTCGATCTGGTGCGCTTGTGGTCCGGGTCTAGACCCAGCCCGTTGTACCTAAGACTTGTCCCGTAACTGCTGGTCACGGGTGAGATGATCTTCGGGTGTCTGGTGTGATCACGGCGTCGGAGCCGTCCTGGATAGCCCCGTTCACCGGGCTGAGCCCGCGTTCCTTCGGCAGGTTGGTGACCGCACTGCGCCGCGAAGGTGCAGATCCGGTCCGTAAGGGCCGCCCGTGGGGACTTCCGCTGGAGGACCGGGTTCTGCTCGTCGCGGCCTACTGGCGCACGAACCTGACAATGCGCCAACTCGCTCCGCTCTTCGGTGTATCGAAGTCCGCGGCGGACCGCATCATCGACCACCTCGGCCCGTCGCTGGCGCTCCAGCCCCGCAAACGGTTCCGCAAGGACACCGTGCTCATCGTGGACGGCACCCTGGTGCCCACCCGCGACCACAGCATCGCCGAGCAGTCCAAGAACTACCGGTACTCCACGAACCACCAGGTCGTCATCGACGCCGATACCCGCCTGGTCGTCGTGGTCGGCCGGCCCTTGCCCGGCAACCGCAACGACTGCAGGGCGTGGGAGGAGTCCGGCGCGAAGGCCGCCGTCGGCAAGGCCATGACGATCGCCGACGGCGGCTATCCGGGCACCGGACTCGTCATGCCACACCGTCGGCGCAAAGGTGAAGAACTGCCTGACTGGAAGCAGGCCCACAACAAGTCCCACAAACAGGTTCGCGCCCGCGTGGAGCACGTTTTTGCCCGCATGAAGACCTGGAAGATCCTCCGCGACTGCCGCCTCAAGGGCGATGGCGTCCACCACGCCATGCTCGGAATCGCCCGCCTCCACAACCTCAACCTCGCCGGATAGGCGGGCGGCCGGACCGGCCACCAGCCACGCCCGCACCCACCCAAGATCATTTACGGGACAAGCCTTAGGTTCACTGACTTCAGTTACCAGGCCACGGAATTGAGCCGCATTCTGAGAGGGTGGCCCGTCCCAGCGGATGCTCTCGAGTCAAGCGTGGTCCGGCCGCTGTATGGCCACGTGCGAAGGAGACGGTTGCGTGGACACCCTCTCGGTAACGCTGGTTTCGGCGTTTACCTCAGGCGTCATCTCAGTGGGTCTCGTGTGGCTTACCAGCCGGCAGCAACGGCGAGATAGCAATCGAACTCAACGCGAGACCCACAACATGTCGTACCTCAACCCTCTCAGGTGGCACACCGCTGAGGCACACCATCGCCTCTCCCTCTACGCCACCTCTATCGACCGGCATGGCTTCTATCGACCTGCTCAAGTCCTCAACGAACCACGAGAGATCGATGAGCAAAGCTCAGCTTGGTTCGCCGGAACAGGCGTCGCGCTGGTTTCCAGCGTCTGGATGACTGCCTGTCTATTCGCTCAGATGACTCGCACCCGTCACGACATACCGTTCCTGCACTTGCCGGGGAAGGACGACACACGATTAGCCGCACTGATACTGCGGGTCCATGTAGCTTTTGCCGCCTGTGACGTCTACTACGCGACACAGTCCAGCATCGGCACCGACGTCATCCTCGAACCCGAAGGACGACTGAGAAGCTACAGAGAATTTTGTGACCTCCTTTTGCAACCGGATCGGAGGGTGTGGGCCGATCCCCTCATCTGGTTCCACCTCGCCATCGCCAACGGCGAGCGTCGCCCCAGCCTCCAGCGTGCCTTGGATGCCCTCCAAGAGCTTTCTGGGTTCCTTGACGAGAGTCTTGCTGGCGGCGCGTCACTGCGAGCGCGTTGGGACGCCGAGTTCTAGAGCACTCTGCGACGGCCGGTCCGGGATGACGGTCCTAGAACCCGAGCTTGGGAATCACTGGCTCTCTCGACTCAGTGTTGGGCCTGACCAGCGGCAACAGCCGTTGAGGAGGCGCCTCGGACTCATCCTGGTACCCGCGAGCGACCGTGGCTTACCGACCTGTCGGGCACGGATCGGGCACGGCGGTGACCACTGCCTTACAAGTTCGATCGCCCTCCAGGGCGGCGTGCTGAAACGGGGGTTGGTGGTCGCTCGTTGATCCGGTTGTGGCCGCTTCAGTGCGTCATCGTTTGCAGCCGTTGATGTCAGGTGGTGACGTCAGCCCGAGGGCCTACGCGCAGTGGACAACCCTCGTGCCTATTGGCGGGCTACTGTCAATGTCGCAAGCGGCTGTCAGCGTGCGTGACAACCAGCCAGTGCCAGGACTCGCCGCGGTAATGGGTGCCGAACTCGTCAACTGAGGTGAAGCCCTTCATCCAGCGCCCCGTGGTACTTCGCTAAGCACGAACAGTGGCAATACGGCCCATGGGCCGTATTGCAGCTCGCAGTGCATTTCTCGTGCGGGTTGTACTCGCGGCCAAGCATCAGGTGCGTATGACGGCCGAGGAGCCTGCCAGCCATCACCAGGAAGTGGTTCTTCGGGACCGTCCAGCACTCGCGCTGCGGGTCCCACTCCGGCCGCGTCTTGGTGCTCATCATGTCGTCGATCGAAGCGATGTGTCCCAACGAGGTGGTGTGGGGCAACCAGATGCGGAGCGCGCCGGAGGCCGGGAGAGCGAGAGTAAGGGTTGTCCCGTAATGATCTTGGAGTCGATGGAGACGCGGCAGGTCGCTGTCCTGCCCATTCGCCTATCCGGCGAGGGTGAGGTTGTGCAGGCGGGCGATGCCGAGCATGGCGTGATGGACGCCGTCGCCTTTGAGTCGGCAGTCGCGCAGGATCTTCCAGCCCTTCATACGGGCGAAGGTGTGCTCAACGCGGGCCCTCACCTGCTTGTGCGACCGGTTGTGTTCCTCCTTCCAGTCCGGGAGTTCCTCGCCCTTGCGGCGGCGGTGCGGGATGACCAGTCCGGTCCCCTGGTAGCCACCGTCCGCGATGGTCATGGTGTTGCCGACGGCGGCCTTGGCGCCGGATTCTTCCCAGCCGCGGGAGTCGTGCCGGTTGCCCGGCAAGGGCCGGCCGACCACGACGACCAGGCGAGTGTCGGCGTCGATGACGACCTGATGGGCCGTGGAATACCGGTAGTTCTTCGACTGCTCTGCGACCTGGTGGTCGCGGGTGGGCACCAGGGTGCCATCCACGATCAAGACGGTGTCCTTACGGAACCGCTTCCTCGGCTGCAACGCGAGCACCGGTCCGAGGTGGTCGATGATCCGGTCCGCCGCCGACTTCGAGATCCCGAACAGCGGGGCCAGCTGGCGCATCGTCAAGTTCGTGCGCCAGTACGCCGCGATCAACAGGACTCGGTCTTCCAGCGGGAGCCCCCAGGGCCGCCCGCGCTGGAGCTCAGCAGCGGTCTCGCGGCGCACCGCGGTCACCAACTTGCCAAAGCAGCGCGGGCTCAGCCCGGTGAAGGGACCTATCCAAGACGGCTCCGACGCCGTGATCACACCAGCCACACCAAGATCATCTCACCCCTGACCAGCGGTTACGGGACAGCCCTTAGTCACGTGTCGCTGCTGCCACGGCGGCAGCCACCCGGGCGCCGCAAGGTGCTTGGCTGGTTGCTTTGCGGGCTTAGCGTCACGCCTCGCCCCTTCCGTGTCCCGTACAGGTTGCTTGCCTTCTCCTTTGCAGCGAAGCTCGCTGTATTCAGTCAGGAGGTGAGGGGCCACTTGTCCCTGCTCGGTTCGTTCGACGGGCTGAGCACAGTGCGGACAGAGATACACAGTTCCCCCTCTCAGCTGTGATCCCGCCGGGTTTCTCATCATGCTCTGTGCCCATGGGTGTGGAAACGATTTCAACTACACGAGGTACGTCGGTGGAGTCTCAGTGGGCGAGTCACGACGTGTCTTCTTGCCTGGTTCTTGCGGGCGAACTTGGCGACCTGGCTTTTCGCTGGTCATGCGGTGGGTTGTCGGCTTCTGGCTGGTCGTCATTGGTCATCCTTGGCCACCGCCGAGCGACCTCGGACGGCCCAGAGACGGCCCCACAGCGAGGCCACGAACGAGCGAGTTGAGCCGGACACCTAGCGGCATGGCCCGATCATTCGCTGGCCGCCTGCCGCCAAATACGCATGCAGGTGGGTGAGTCCTTGATGACCCCTACCTCGGCGCCGAACGACCTACCGTCGGGGTGATTGAACGCAAACTCAAAGCTCTTGTTTGCAGCATCCGTTTCCGACCGCAGGAGGGTGAGGCTGTTGGCAGCTACACCGTACTGAGAGGCGATGTGCGTCTTGGCCACCGCTAGGGCCGTCTCCTCCGAGATCACATCACCCCAGTGGTCGCCCCGCGAACGGTCGCGGAACTTTCCGTACAGGGCACTGACTCCGGTTGTCACGGCGGCGGCCTGCACCCCACCCAGTCCACCAGCACCCATCTGCAAGATGAACTCGGAGAACGATGAGGAAGCACCCCAGTTAGTGATGCCCTGACGCGTGCTGATGTTGCTCATGAGCGGGTACTCCGCTCCAGGAAGCCACGTCAGGGACTGCAGTTCCTTGATCACTTCTTCAGCAGGCATCTGGAACTCGTCAAGAGTCAGGATCCAGACTTCGTCAGGTTCTGAAGCGGGCTGATCCGCCAGTTTGACCACGAATGTGGTCTTACCTTGATGCATGCTCTCCACCGTTCCCTTATGCAGACCTCCCGTGAACCGTAGCGACCGGAGCAGGTCGGGGGAGCCTCAATGGCTGAGCCAAGCCAGGGGACTTGATCGGTCGAAGATCACGCCATTGGCCGGACACAGGTTTTGTCCTCCGGCCTCATCCTTGATCAGGTCGGCCCCTGGATGAGCCGCAGCTGCGTGCTCCCTCGCTCACGACATGTGACCCGCTGCTATGGTCCAACGCCATCCGCATTGGTTCGCCGCTGTTGATGTCGGCTGTTGTTGTCAGACCTCAGCGACTCCTTGGCTTACCCCTCCGCCGCCTGCGAAGGGCTGTCGGGTCGGGTGCATCGCGAGACTTCTCGATGAGTTCGACATAGCCGCGGAAGCGAACCGACGGGTCCGCGAGAAGGTCAGGGTTCCGCGTCGCAGCATGCTCCAACTGTGCGCGGCTCCTCGCTCGACGCCAAGCCCGTGCCTCCGCGCTGCCTACACCGGCAGCTATCACCAGCACCATCAAGGCCGCTGCGACCCACCACGGAGCCCCTCCAGCCAGTGTGCTCAGAGAAGCCAAGGACGTGAGAGGGGGTTCGGTAGAGGATTCCCTCTAACTGTCCGGTACGCGCGGTGGCGGAATGGACGTGGGTTCCATGATCTCGTAGCGGGTGTCGCTGTAGGGCTGTATTGACTATGTGGTGACTGAACGACGCGTGTATCCCTCGGACTTGAAGGACGACCAGTGGGAGCTGATCGAGCCGTTGCTGCTGGAATGGCGGGCGGCCCAGGCCGAGGGCGGGGAGCCCACCACCGACCTGCGCGAGGTCGTCAACGCGATCCTCTACGTGGCCCGAACCGGCATCGCCTGGCGGTATCTGCCGCATGATCTGCCCCCTCACACGACGGTCTACGGATACTTCCAGGCATGGGAGACGGACGGGACCGCCGAGGAGATTCACGACACGCTCCGTGTGCAGTTACGGAAGAAGAAGGGCCGCCGGATCCTCCCCACGGCCGCGGTGATCGACGCGCAGAGCGTCAAGGCCTCACCGAATGCGCCGGACGCCACGCAGGGCTGGGACGGTGGCAAGAAGGTCAAGGGCCGCAAGCGGCACATCGCCACCGACGCCCTCGGGCTCCTGCTGGTCCTGATCATCACGGCCGCCGGCGTGCAGGACACCAACGGCGGCAGACTCGTCGCCGATGAACTCGCCGCGAAGTTGCCCAGCGTGACGAAAGCCTGGGTGGACGCCGGATACAAAGCGAAGATGATCGCTGGGCGCTGTGCATCGACAACGTGTCGTGCATCCCCGACTGGTTCTCCGACGCGCTGTGCCGTGCAGTGACCGGAGACGGAATCGTCGACCGCGCGCTGTACACCGACGATGACGTGGTCGTGCTGGAGTTCAGGCGGGTACTGGCCATGACGACCATTGACGCTGGCGCGCTCGCGGGCGATCTCGCCGAACGGCTGCTCACCA includes:
- a CDS encoding transposase, producing MAGVITASEPSWIGPFTGLSPRCFGKLVTAVRRETAAELQRGRPWGLPLEDRVLLIAAYWRTNLTMRQLAPLFGISKSAADRIIDHLGPVLALQPRKRFRKDTVLIVDGTLVPTRDHQVAEQSKNYRYSTAHQVVIDADTRLVVVVGRPLPGNRHDSRGWEESGAKAAVGNTMTIADGGYQGTGLVIPHRRRKGEELPDWKEEHNRSHKQVRARVEHTFARMKGWKILRDCRLKGDGVHHAMLGIARLHNLTLAG
- a CDS encoding IS5 family transposase codes for the protein MTERRVYPSDLKDDQWELIEPLLLEWRAAQAEGGEPTTDLREVVNAILYVARTGIAWRYLPHDLPPHTTVYGYFQAWETDGTAEEIHDTLRVQLRKKKGRRILPTAAVIDAQSVKASPNAPDATQGWDGGKKVKGRKRHIATDALGLLLVLIITAAGVQDTNGGRLVADELAAKLPSVTKAWVDAGYKAKMIAGRCASTTCRASPTGSPTRCAVQ
- a CDS encoding DEAD/DEAH box helicase family protein, which translates into the protein MGELRFQADLLDEVAHRLDLREPNRKAIESVVLRASDHYDVQEITGPFECIVDSATGVGKTYVMAGIMEYLAGAESPARNFLLLAPGRTIRDKSVQNFTPGNPKSLRPVMRSDPYIVTADNFNAPATRVAMDDASVTKLYIFTVQALTTSTGEGRATHVHSENLGASFFERLARLDDLVILADEHHCYRGPAFSRTLTDLKPELVVGLTATPVRADEDLVAFRYPLAAAIADELVKTPVMVARRDDRTDTETKLLDGVNLLRYKGAAADAYCTERELPRVNPVMLVIAGSIEEASEYQDVLDSSSFDAGAWVGTTLLVHSKLKGDEKERALADLQAVEEPDSPVRIIISIGMLKEGWDVKNVYVIASMRASVSTVLTEQTLGRGMRLPFGRYTQVEFLDTLEVLAHEKYGDLLKKRSVLNEAFIDYGTYAHLRRAADGSLEVRQAAIPAPGPVIPAKRPSATAQTGDPATGEEFLLAPEPGDLKTAPASTAAAPIVGIVDQESRTRQARKDAQSGTIIEYPPLPDREPIVIPRLVSVPQPTTVSLNDIDPEDYGPFQRLGRALATEHSEELRRTKLSASHNWQKAQVRAETARDSIRAALPLDIPLPETRKALIRRVMSAKDVPNRKNELGAAERIVDCVIKAMGDEAQECLSAFVEVCGQRLARQISKTLRDFNPTQITYTDDVEWLAIDKIRKAQRKQEAGHADGTFDKTLAFNGWQKNLYSHAWFDSSPEFQAASLIDSSSAVVVWARLHINDVPIQWTTDGRNYNPDFVVIEEIDGNRFAWLVETKSDKDMTTAEVQAKRRAAKKWANTANSSPQVQGVTWKYLLAGEQDVDDAAGLWGRLKEFCG
- a CDS encoding site-specific DNA-methyltransferase — translated: MATKLTPRHQGRLELTWTDKDKTLLSTGDGRYDYSFVDSSDYRVSEVRLLHEVSRFAAATPQERPAELPEPTEDNLLVTGDAMHVLDALAKIPAYANRYLGKVKLVYIDPPFNTGQAFSQYEDSIAHSIWLTLLRDRIRQIRPLLAEDGSVWVHLDHTESHRCRVVLDEELGEHNFVAEVAWQKADSPRNDTKGLSTSQDTILVYRKSESWIPNRMPRLAISNTSRFKSRDGDPIPWSDGDATAGKAATNQPMVYAIEHPVTGKRMYPPPGRCWGKAQSWMFEQMSAYAPYELRDIGDEAERARICGTTPDKVKPGVPAIALSVPLDEAAAKARARFDAGHWPDLVMLGLRERLRRKKHLEDNGRVPETLWLGSEVGGNLRGKNEIRNLFPDEHPFATPKPEQLIARIVHIGSLPGDIVLDCFGGSGTTAAVAHKMGRRWATCELLSSNVSRFLLPRLTKVVNGEDPGGVTSITERIAAVAGDDEDDMELPEGVSPGDAQEFNRVLSKVTKASLVDLDEKTVKALKAATKTKNVTTLNWHGGGGFTHLRVGESMFEEVAGIVVLADWATQGALAEAMCAQLSVSYEPDDIFAGRQGRTRYLVIDGMVGKGTIASVLDRLPEGEVVEIWATQIDSDATETLRVDRPGSKLELIPDKVLDNYRRTSASKAPFGAGRTVPSPRTATETSDSAAAGVERESA
- a CDS encoding transposase encodes the protein MSGVITASEPSWIAPFTGLSPRSFGRLVTALRREGADPVRKGRPWGLPLEDRVLLVAAYWRTNLTMRQLAPLFGVSKSAADRIIDHLGPSLALQPRKRFRKDTVLIVDGTLVPTRDHSIAEQSKNYRYSTNHQVVIDADTRLVVVVGRPLPGNRNDCRAWEESGAKAAVGKAMTIADGGYPGTGLVMPHRRRKGEELPDWKQAHNKSHKQVRARVEHVFARMKTWKILRDCRLKGDGVHHAMLGIARLHNLNLAG
- a CDS encoding transposase encodes the protein MSGVITASEPSWIAPFTGLSPRSFGRLVTALRREGADPVRKGRPWGLPLEDRVLLVAAYWRTNLTMRQLAPLFGVSKSAADRIIDHLGPSLALQPRKRFRKDTVLIVDGTLVPTRDHSIAEQSKNYRYSTNHQVVIDADTRLVVVVGRPLPGNRNDCRAWEESGAKAAVGKAMTIADGGYPGTGLVMPHRRRKGEELPDWKQAHNKSHKQVRARVEHVFARMKTWKILRDCRLKGDGVHHAMLGIARLHNLNLAG